A genomic segment from Nicotiana tabacum cultivar K326 chromosome 9, ASM71507v2, whole genome shotgun sequence encodes:
- the LOC107800651 gene encoding uncharacterized protein LOC107800651 — MMKDLMSRKFDFQDLSTVTLTQNCSAVVTRPMAQKLADPGSFTIPCTIGSYAFAKSLCDLGASINLMPLAIYTKLGIGRARPTSMLLQLADRTVKRLTEILDDVLVQVGKFVFPADFIILDCQVDEEIPIILGRPFLATGRALIDCETGELKMRK, encoded by the coding sequence atgatgaaggatctGATGTCTCGAAAATTTGACTTCCAAGACCTGTCTACTGTAACTCTAACTCAAAATTGCAGCGCGGTAGTGACAAGACCTATGGCTCAAAAATTAGCTGATCCCGGTAGTTTCACTATCCCATGCACAATTGGAAGTTATGCTTTTGCTAAATCATTGTGTGACTTAGGAGccagtatcaacttgatgcctttGGCAATCTACACAAAATTAGGCATTGGTAGAGCTAGACCGACCTCAATGTTGTTGCAACTGGCTGATCGCACAGTCAAAAGGCTGACAGAAATTCTGGATGATGTGCTCGTCCAAGTGGGGAAGTTTGTATTTCCTGCCGACTTCATTATTCTTGACTGTCAAGTTGACGAAGAAATACcaataattttgggaaggccgttctTAGCCACTGGGAGAGCATTGATCGactgtgagactggagagttaaAAATGAGGAAATAA
- the LOC107800652 gene encoding uncharacterized protein LOC107800652: MLLSYLNAMINSYSFPCLDFFFHVVPDTPPQSLTKYLQCAWNHDSLTALKLICNLRGVRGTGKSDKEGYYTAALWLHQFHPKTLACNLESMANFGYFKDLSEILYRLLEGADVRKKAKKEKKKGKKWKRFKSHGEKDRGWKPFGGIQVSNESKAEIEKQKASSDREQKKIDMAKKAFERYRRDPDYRFLHERVSDLFADCLKLDLELLNTGKLKDISLAAKWCPSLDSSFDKRTLLCESIARKVFTRESHPEYEGIEDAHYAYRVRDRLRKEVLVPLRKALELPEVYIGRNDWGLIPYNRVASVAMKLYKDKFLKHDEERFKDYLEKVKQGKAKIAAGALLPHQIIQSLKDTDDGGQVAELQWKRMVDDLSQKGKLKNCLAICDVSGSMSGTPMEVSVALGILVSELSVEPWKGKLITFSKNPKLQLVEGEDLRSKVGFVRNMEWGMNTDFQKVFDLILKVAVNGKLKEDEMIKKVFVFSDMEFDQVSAYPWETDYQTIVRKFNKKGYGNCVPQIVFWNLRDSRATPVTANQNGVALVSGFSKNLLTLFLEERDFHPQAIMEAAISGEEYQKLVVLD; encoded by the coding sequence ATGCTCTTAAGCTACTTAAATGCGATGATTAATTCCTATTCATTCCCTTGTTTAGATTTCTTCTTTCATGTTGTTCCTGATACTCCTCCTCAATCCCTCACCAAATACTTGCAATGTGCTTGGaatcatgattctttaactgcctTGAAACTTATTTGCAATTTGCGCGGTGTTCGTGGCACTGGCAAATCTGACAAAGAAGGTTACTACACTGCCGCTCTGTGGCTTCATCAATTCCACCCTAAAACCCTTGCTTGTAATTTAGAATCCATGGCGAATTTCGGGTATTTCAAGGATTTGTCTGAGATTCTATACAGGCTACTTGAAGGAGCTGATGTGAGAAAAAAggctaaaaaagaaaagaaaaaaggcaaaaaatggaAGAGATTTAAATCTCATGGGGAAAAGGATAGAGGTTGGAAAccatttggaggaattcaagtatctAATGAGAGCAAAGCTGAAATTGAGAAACAGAAAGCGAGTAGCGACAGAGAGCAGAAAAAAATTGATATGGCTAAAAAGGCTTTCGAGAGGTATAGGCGTGATCCTGACTATAGATTTTTGCACGAACGTGTATCTGATCTTTTTGcggattgtttgaagttggaTCTTGAGTTGTTGAACACTGGGAAATTAAAAGATATCAGCCTTGCAGCTAAATGGTGTCCTTCTTTAGATTCATCTTTTGATAAGAGAACACTTTTATGTGAAAGCATTGCAAGAAAAGTTTTTACAAGAGAATCCCACCCTGAATATGAAGGAATTGAAGATGCGCATTACGCGTACAGAGTGAGGGATCGATTGAGGAAAGAAGTTCTAGTGCCCTTACGCAAAGCGCTGGAATTGCCAGAGGTTTATATTGGGCGAAACGATTGGGGTTTGATTCCTTACAATAGGGTGGCCTCAGTTGCTATGAAGTTGTACAAAGACAAGTTCTTGAAACATGATGAAGAAAGATTTAAAGATTATCTCGAGAAAGTGAAACAGGGGAAAGCCAAGATTGCTGCGGGTGCATTGTTGCCTCATCAGATAATTCAATCACTAAAAGACACTGATGATGGGGGTCAAGTTGCTGAGTTGCAATGGAAGAGAATGGTAGATGATTTGTCCCAAAAGGGGAAATTGAAAAATTGTCTTGCTATTTGTGATGTTTCAGGCAGCATGTCGGGTACTCCAATGGAGGTTTCAGTGGCGCTAGGCATTCTCGTTTCAGAATTAAGTGTCGAGCCTTGGAAAGGAAAGTTGATAACATTCAGCAAGAACCCAAAGCTTCAACTAGTTGAAGGGGAGGATTTAAGGTCCAAGGTTGGGTTTGTGAGAAATATGGAATGGGGAATGAACACTGATTTTCAAAAGGTGTTTGATCTAATACTAAAAGTAGCTGTCAATGGGAAACTAAAGGAGGACGAGATGATAAAGAAAGTGTTTGTGTTCAGTGACATGGAGTTTGATCAGGTTTCTGCATATCCATGGGAAACAGATTATCAGACTATTGTTagaaaatttaacaagaaaggTTATGGGAATTGTGTACCTCAAATTGTGTTTTGGAATTTAAGGGACTCGAGAGCAACACCAGTGACAGCAAACCAAAATGGAGTTGCATTAGTGAGTGGTTTTTCAAAGAATTTGCTGACTTTGTTCTTGGAAGAAAGGGACTTTCATCCTCAAGCTATTATGGAAGCAGCAATTTCTGGTGAAGAGTATCAAAAGCTAGTTGTGCTTGATTGA